CAGCTGGTTCGCCACGAGGAAGACGAGCGCGGCCAGCACCGCGGCGAGCGGGCTTACGGTGAAGCCGAGCAGGATCGCGGGGATCACGCCGAGGATGGGGCCGAGGTAGGGCACGAGGTTGAAGACCGCGGCGAGGAAGCCGATCGCGGTGGCGAGCGGGATGCCGATCAGGCTCAAGCCGGCCCAGATCATGACGCCGAGCAGCATGGTAATGAGCAGCTGCCCGCGGAGGTAGCCGCCGACGGCCAGATCGGCCTTGGCACCGAGGTCGCTCGCCAGCCCGCGGTAGCGGACGGGCACGAAGCGCCTGAAGTTGGCGATGAAGCGGGGGAAGTCGTAGAGGAAGTAGGCGCCGGCAAGGAACACGAGGAAGACCTGGAAGGTCGTCGAGATGACGGCGGTGGCGCCCGTGAGGAGCAGGCCCGGGCCGCCCGTGACGACGGTCTCGAGCAGGCGGCGCAGGCCCTCGCCGAACTGCTGGAGGAACGAGGCGACCTGTTCCCTGACCTGGATGCTGATCGCGCCGGTGTCGTCCGACACCCCGAGGCGATCGGAGAGGAAGGACGGCAAGCGGTCCGAGATGCTCACGAGCCATTCCTGGAACTGGCCGGTCCACTGCGTGAGCCGCTCGATGGCGGTCGGCACGAGCTGGACGAACCTGCCGAGCTCCATGAGGACCTGGCTGATGATGACGGAGCCGAAGGCCAGCAGCAGCAGCAGGAGTCCGTAGGTGATGACAACGGCCAGGCTCCGCCTGAGCCGCAACCTGGTCAGCCAGTCGACGAC
The nucleotide sequence above comes from Trueperaceae bacterium. Encoded proteins:
- a CDS encoding AI-2E family transporter translates to MQPERPQAKNANEATALETVWQNVWVRAVSYIVLTVLLVAVLWRLRHGYAFALQVGLIGFLIAYILNPVVDWLTRLRLRRSLAVVITYGLLLLLLAFGSVIISQVLMELGRFVQLVPTAIERLTQWTGQFQEWLVSISDRLPSFLSDRLGVSDDTGAISIQVREQVASFLQQFGEGLRRLLETVVTGGPGLLLTGATAVISTTFQVFLVFLAGAYFLYDFPRFIANFRRFVPVRYRGLASDLGAKADLAVGGYLRGQLLITMLLGVMIWAGLSLIGIPLATAIGFLAAVFNLVPYLGPILGVIPAILLGFTVSPLAAVLAALVFLVANQLEAHVLSPLILSRNTNLHPVTVMLAIMAGVGLMGLLGALLAVPTVALIKVVAEDYLLTRPAFAGGAAPAEEAPEPKAAKGRKEPPKRRTPPPGRRRKR